Proteins encoded by one window of Rubinisphaera margarita:
- a CDS encoding prenyltransferase/squalene oxidase repeat-containing protein produces the protein MNSLKKTVFNAFCGVFVVLSGFPVSESNGQEKSNPYMTATTQLSDALPPQEWSRIESAVDSGLEWLASQQAEDGRFPSSENAQPAVTAMAVMAFLSRGHIPDQGPYGRQISKAIDFTLSTQSRRGYFSMLPVVPPSHHLNPAQTVHYNHAITGLMLGEVYGMTTGEQSRRVEAALARALLYHREVQTWQKGAASDHGGWRYGYPEGPNASADMSVTGWALMFLRSARNAEFNIPKLYFDEGLDFVQRCYEDDVSQHESGVFRYRPRQSDPNGNPQITLANTSSATLTLILGGRQDHPGVVDSIRWLRSREYPRFFENGYFYLATYYTSQAVAQVGGDTWNQLFPQIASNLLEVQNSEGHWRPGIGKEELFGECYSTSLAVLALTPAYQLLPIYQR, from the coding sequence ATGAATTCCTTGAAGAAGACCGTTTTCAATGCGTTCTGCGGAGTCTTCGTTGTGCTTTCCGGCTTTCCTGTCAGCGAGTCGAACGGACAGGAGAAGTCGAATCCTTATATGACGGCGACCACGCAACTCAGCGACGCGTTGCCGCCGCAGGAATGGTCTCGCATTGAGTCCGCGGTTGACTCCGGCCTGGAATGGCTGGCGAGTCAACAGGCCGAAGATGGACGATTTCCGAGTTCGGAGAACGCACAGCCGGCGGTCACGGCAATGGCTGTCATGGCGTTTCTCTCGCGGGGGCATATCCCGGACCAGGGACCTTACGGGCGGCAAATTTCCAAAGCGATCGACTTCACGCTGTCGACGCAGTCCCGCCGAGGCTACTTTTCGATGCTGCCGGTCGTTCCGCCGAGCCATCATCTGAATCCCGCTCAAACCGTGCACTACAACCACGCCATTACCGGGCTGATGCTGGGCGAAGTCTACGGAATGACGACCGGCGAGCAGTCCCGACGCGTCGAAGCTGCTCTGGCCCGGGCACTGCTTTATCATCGGGAAGTTCAGACCTGGCAGAAGGGGGCGGCTTCCGACCACGGAGGCTGGCGATACGGTTATCCAGAAGGTCCAAACGCCAGTGCCGATATGTCGGTGACGGGCTGGGCATTGATGTTTCTTCGCTCGGCTCGGAATGCCGAGTTCAATATTCCCAAGCTCTACTTCGATGAGGGACTCGACTTTGTTCAGCGCTGTTACGAAGACGACGTCTCTCAGCACGAAAGCGGAGTATTCCGGTATCGGCCGCGTCAGTCCGATCCGAACGGAAACCCGCAGATCACGCTCGCGAACACATCCTCGGCCACATTAACGCTCATTCTCGGCGGACGTCAGGATCATCCGGGCGTGGTCGATTCGATTCGCTGGCTGCGAAGCCGGGAATATCCTCGATTCTTTGAGAACGGCTACTTTTATCTGGCCACGTACTACACTTCGCAAGCCGTGGCTCAGGTTGGCGGAGATACCTGGAATCAACTCTTTCCACAGATCGCCAGCAATCTTTTGGAGGTCCAGAACTCGGAAGGACACTGGCGGCCGGGGATCGGCAAGGAGGAACTGTTCGGAGAATGTTATTCGACGTCACTGGCCGTTCTGGCACTCACACCCGCCTATCAATTGCTTCCAATTTATCAGCGATGA
- a CDS encoding DUF1583 domain-containing protein, with product MPLLFLGTERPGGTLLAADAASPVVNTLLIGNEILADDVEIVFHRAEALDGEDRFEFLQTWVLPEAFPDVVRMEAFRGPLLAKEDGSEESAAADSFLDRLHSPALLLVQSAAATNRLGELRQRLERIEPTEPRLALDAHAFRGLIAVEEQRFDDLMSSLTAIDTLRAELTTDDIPWSELTLLARAIHEDEARTDVMGHLGNILQLSNTKNLNWSLRPDGIRFRSFFDSIAGEARELEAGTLLQQMPEWTPVRHETREMRDEELPAPRWHFDGSEVHIERGRRMDLLYFQSPLTGNYQVQCEVVAPNYRDTAGLVAGFWSSASRHSFRYGDPTRLINTTTLDPILPKLNDWMRFRVRVENGIATTYWNERNLAERPANEHTDPWVAVRTYNGILGGVRNVRITGDPEIPATITLHSDLNSGCWFAVYDQTVGTHGDWQLPRTNEEGTEILAPRRTDEFGTWHESLLRYHRPVLEDGTIRYEFFYSPEEHNVHPSLGSRSWLLTPAGVVEHILTGMSSEETQDPQNAEVVDESQLETALPFRANDWNQLELRIENRQLTLVLNEIPVYQCGVEVGPREFFGLFHYADQTTLRVRNLTWTGNWPRELPEVKQQTLAWKPHESLENLDEFQEEIRFEFRSAGAFDERLKVGRPSGYDGFAFVPGRGVRMTPKIQEGWTNNYLETKTLLYGDFDIELDYEELETVHVGRGGLGIELWVLDESGTRISCSRLDRGVDEIISSAGIAIPLPEGNTHYGGTNITDECAAGTLKMVRRGSTVHSLIAADGSEWFTHIGSQELPNDFSGVRVQWRTPNMKNGQVSVIVSDVRIRSNSEAIRQQLDPRFSALTGYAASYLFSSIGKFGAPADRVFSAISEGNANGWRAVPSFHGEFDAEFKLTSGEVRLDSPLLIQFGPEADALQIRFEAKDPQGYRLSLLRETQEGSDTLAIADLSAMPRGLRLIRVQNTLFVAFTQLGYYQILGQTRIEDHQTDRLDLWNSAGERAGRWTAYTIRTPQRLE from the coding sequence ATGCCGCTGCTGTTCCTGGGAACGGAGCGACCGGGAGGCACGCTGCTGGCCGCTGACGCAGCGTCCCCGGTTGTCAACACGCTGCTGATCGGGAACGAGATCCTTGCCGACGATGTTGAAATTGTTTTCCATCGCGCCGAAGCATTGGACGGTGAAGACCGATTCGAGTTTCTGCAGACGTGGGTTCTGCCGGAGGCGTTCCCTGACGTGGTTCGGATGGAGGCCTTTCGGGGACCGTTACTGGCTAAGGAAGACGGGTCGGAAGAATCTGCTGCTGCGGATTCGTTTCTCGATCGCCTGCATTCGCCGGCCCTGTTGCTCGTTCAGTCGGCAGCCGCAACGAATCGTCTCGGAGAGCTTCGCCAGCGATTGGAACGCATTGAACCCACCGAGCCTCGGCTCGCGCTCGATGCCCACGCCTTTCGCGGATTAATCGCGGTCGAGGAGCAACGATTTGATGACCTGATGTCGTCGCTGACGGCAATCGATACGCTTCGAGCCGAACTGACCACCGACGACATCCCGTGGTCGGAACTGACTCTTCTGGCCCGGGCCATTCATGAGGACGAAGCTCGGACCGACGTCATGGGACATCTCGGCAACATTCTGCAGCTGAGCAACACCAAGAATCTCAACTGGAGTCTTCGTCCTGATGGAATCCGCTTTCGTTCCTTCTTCGATTCGATTGCCGGAGAGGCTCGGGAGCTGGAAGCGGGAACGCTGTTGCAGCAGATGCCGGAGTGGACTCCAGTGCGACATGAGACCCGAGAAATGAGAGACGAAGAACTTCCGGCGCCCCGGTGGCATTTCGATGGGAGCGAAGTCCACATCGAACGCGGCCGGCGGATGGATCTGCTTTATTTTCAGTCGCCACTCACCGGCAATTACCAGGTGCAGTGTGAAGTTGTCGCGCCGAACTATCGTGACACCGCGGGGCTGGTCGCCGGGTTCTGGAGCAGTGCCAGTCGGCACAGTTTTCGATATGGCGACCCCACGCGACTCATCAACACGACGACACTCGATCCCATTCTCCCCAAGCTGAATGACTGGATGCGGTTTCGAGTGCGGGTGGAGAACGGTATCGCGACCACGTACTGGAACGAACGCAATCTTGCGGAACGCCCGGCGAACGAGCACACCGATCCCTGGGTGGCGGTCCGCACCTATAATGGCATTCTCGGGGGAGTTCGCAATGTTCGGATTACCGGGGATCCCGAGATTCCGGCCACAATTACGCTGCATTCCGATCTCAATTCTGGATGCTGGTTCGCCGTCTATGACCAGACTGTCGGTACGCACGGCGACTGGCAACTGCCGAGAACGAACGAGGAAGGGACTGAGATTCTCGCGCCCCGCAGAACGGATGAATTCGGAACGTGGCATGAGAGCCTGCTTCGTTATCATCGCCCGGTTCTGGAAGACGGGACGATCCGCTACGAGTTCTTCTATTCCCCGGAAGAGCACAACGTGCATCCTTCGCTCGGCTCAAGGTCCTGGTTGCTCACACCGGCGGGTGTCGTTGAACACATCCTCACGGGAATGTCGTCCGAGGAGACTCAAGATCCGCAGAACGCGGAAGTTGTCGACGAGTCGCAGTTGGAGACAGCGCTGCCGTTCAGAGCGAACGACTGGAATCAACTCGAGTTGCGCATCGAGAATCGGCAGCTCACGCTGGTTCTCAACGAAATCCCAGTCTATCAGTGTGGAGTCGAGGTCGGGCCCAGGGAGTTTTTCGGTCTGTTCCATTATGCGGATCAGACGACCCTTCGTGTGCGAAATCTCACCTGGACGGGCAACTGGCCTCGCGAGTTACCAGAAGTGAAGCAGCAGACACTGGCCTGGAAGCCGCACGAGTCGCTCGAAAATCTCGACGAGTTCCAGGAAGAGATTCGCTTCGAGTTTCGCAGTGCGGGTGCCTTCGATGAACGCCTCAAAGTCGGGCGTCCTTCAGGGTACGATGGCTTTGCGTTCGTACCCGGACGTGGTGTCCGAATGACGCCGAAGATCCAGGAGGGATGGACCAACAACTATCTGGAGACCAAAACGCTGCTCTACGGCGACTTCGACATTGAGCTCGACTATGAAGAGCTGGAGACTGTGCATGTCGGCAGAGGAGGACTGGGGATTGAACTCTGGGTTCTCGATGAATCGGGCACTCGCATTTCCTGCTCTCGACTCGATCGCGGTGTCGATGAAATTATTTCGTCGGCGGGAATCGCGATTCCGCTGCCGGAAGGAAATACGCATTACGGCGGAACGAACATCACCGATGAATGTGCGGCCGGAACGCTGAAGATGGTTCGCAGAGGTTCGACCGTGCACAGCCTCATAGCCGCGGACGGCTCCGAATGGTTCACGCATATCGGAAGTCAGGAACTTCCCAACGATTTCTCGGGCGTTCGGGTTCAATGGCGAACTCCCAACATGAAAAATGGACAGGTAAGCGTCATCGTCAGCGATGTTCGAATCCGATCCAACTCCGAGGCCATTCGGCAGCAGTTGGATCCTCGGTTTTCTGCGCTCACCGGCTACGCGGCCAGCTATCTGTTTTCGTCAATCGGAAAATTCGGAGCCCCGGCTGATCGTGTGTTCTCCGCGATCTCCGAGGGGAACGCAAACGGCTGGCGTGCCGTCCCGTCATTCCATGGCGAGTTTGACGCTGAGTTCAAACTGACCTCAGGCGAAGTGAGATTGGATTCCCCTCTATTGATCCAGTTCGGTCCCGAGGCGGATGCTCTGCAGATTCGGTTCGAAGCGAAAGATCCACAGGGTTACAGACTGAGCCTGCTTCGCGAGACACAAGAGGGTTCGGACACTCTGGCAATTGCGGATCTTTCCGCGATGCCGCGCGGACTGCGGCTGATTCGCGTTCAGAACACGCTATTCGTCGCCTTCACACAGCTTGGCTATTATCAGATCCTGGGACAAACGCGGATTGAAGACCATCAGACCGATCGGCTCGATCTTTGGAATTCCGCTGGGGAGAGAGCCGGACGCTGGACGGCTTATACGATTCGCACGCCACAACGGCTCGAATAG